One Amphiprion ocellaris isolate individual 3 ecotype Okinawa chromosome 5, ASM2253959v1, whole genome shotgun sequence genomic region harbors:
- the slc2a10 gene encoding solute carrier family 2, facilitated glucose transporter member 10: protein MDCSVLLLASVVSTLGGLVFGYELGIISGALLQIKTEFGLSCVQQEALVSSLLTGALLASIAGGCLIDRHGRRNSILLSNVLVLTGSLVLLISSYPALVLGRITVGFAICISSMSCCIFVSEMVTPDRRGFLVTLYEAGITVGILAAYAMNYILSGSETGWKWMFGLAVVPTLVQLVSIWFLPSNAKESFSQTGLMETIETQEADDSKVTSSKENRTVQYSSLYLFQRHDNMRTRTVIGLGLVLFQQFTGQPNVLFYASTIFHSVGFESDASAVLASVGLGLVKVIATLTSMVFLDRVGRRPLLISSCSVMAVGLIAIGLLSGQSLMKSIKPCDSENVTLVNRTHLPQSPALSPVVLETPLHESRHFFSNNTKDEDQMSDKVRQVPPESSPNVHGTVVNWIILMCMMAVVSGYSAGFGPMTWLLLSEIFPAAVRGRAFAFTNCFNWAANLLVTFTFLNVIDMIGLSGIFLVYGLTAVAAAVFFYFMLPETKGKSLEEIDKELRLNRFYYNEECCSFMSRRNTSPQYQRVHCQCSTSG, encoded by the exons ATTGCTCCGTCCTCCTGTTGGCCAGCGTGGTCTCCACTCTGGGCGGCCTGGTGTTCGGTTACGAGCTGGGCATCATCTCTGGCGCTCTGCTGCAGATAAAGACAGAGTTCGGCCTCTCGTGCGTCCAGCAGGAGGCTCTGGTCAGCTCCTTGTTGACCGGAGCCTTGCTGGCCTCCATCGCTGGCGGCTGCTTGATCGACCGTCATGGCCGCAGGAACTCCATCCTCCTCAGCAACGTCCTGGTCCTCACCGGCAGCCTGGTCCTGCTCATCAGCTCGTACCCGGCGCTGGTGCTGGGCAGGATCACGGTGGGCTTCGCGATCTGCATTTCCTCCATGTCCTGCTGCATCTTTGTGTCGGAGATGGTGACTCCTGACCGAAGGGGCTTCCTGGTAACGCTGTATGAAGCGGGGATCACTGTGGGCATCCTGGCAGCTTATGCTATGAACTACATCCTCTCTGGGTCTGAAACTGGGTGGAAGTGGATGTTTGGGTTGGCTGTGGTGCCGACTTTGGTGCAGCTGGTCTCCATCTGGTTTCTCCCATCCAACGCTAAGGAAAGTTTCAGCCAAACAGGCCTCATGGAGACCATTGAAACCCAAGAAGCAGACGACTCCAAAGTCACCTccagcaaagaaaacaggacaGTTCAGTACAGCAGCTTGTATCTGTTCCAGCGCCACGACAACATGAGGACTCGGACCGTCATCGGGCTGGGATTGGTTCTGTTTCAGCAGTTCACGGGGCAGCCCAACGTCCTCTTCTATGCCTCCACCATCTTCCACTCGGTGGGGTTTGAGAGCGACGCCTCGGCAGTGCTGGCGTCGGTCGGTTTGGGTTTGGTCAAAGTGATCGCAACTCTGACGTCGATGGTGTTTTTAGACAGAGTGGGGAGGAGGCCTCTACTCATCAGCAGCTGTTCTGTCATGGCTGTTGGTCTGATCGCCATCGGACTCCTCAGCGGACAATCACTGATGAAATCTATTAAGCCGTGTGATTCTGAGAACGTCACTCTGGTCAACAGAACACATCTACCTCAATCACCTGCTCTCAGTCCAGTAGTTTTGGAAACACCTCTTCATGAAAGTCGGCATTTTTTCAGTAACAACACAAAAGATGAAGATCAAATGTCTGATAAAGTCAGACAGGTTCCTCCAGAATCTTCTCCAAACGTCCACGGCACAGTTGTGAACTGGATCATTCTCATGTGTATGATGGCCGTTGTCAGCGGATACTCAGCTGGATTTGGACCAA TGACGTGGCTCCTCCTGAGTGAAATATTTCCAGCTGCTGTCAGAGGAAGAGCGTTCGCTTTCACCAACTGCTTCAACTGGGCTGCAAACCTGCTGGTCACCTTCACCTTCCTGAATGTCATTG ATATGATCGGTCTGTCTGGGATTTTCCTTGTGTACGGACTGACCGCTGTGGCAGCTGCCGTGTTCTTCTACTTCATGCTACCAGAAACCAAAGGGAAAAGTTTGGAGGAGATAGACAAGGAGCTTCGGTTGAACAG GTTTTACTACAATGAGGAGTGTTGCAGCTTCATGAGCCGCAGAAACACATCGCCTCAGTACCAGAGAGTCCACTGTCAATGTAGCACCTCAGGGTGA